GGGTTATCACAGACAAGACGCCAAGCGATATCAGGGAAGAGATGAAGTTTGTTTTGTCTGGCTACGAAGAATACGAACGCCTCGGACTCGTAAAGTATGTTGATTCGTATTCAAGAAGCATGGGTGATACGACCGTAGATCCGTATACGGTCTACATCGAAGAGCCAACGGATCATGATAAGATCATGGATGCAGTCGAAAAGATCACAAAGGAGTATAAGGAAAAACATGAATACTACCGCCTTGCCTTCAGAACAATATCAACCCTCATTGCGTACTCAGACATTAACTCGGCGTTTCGATTTCTCAGCCCCTTCTGCGGTCGCAGGAAGAGAGACAAGGCCGTATCACTCTATGTCGTCGAGAAGGGCATGCACAGTGAGCAGGAAATTCAAATGCTTGGATCGATCATGGACGGGATGATCGACTTCAAAGTCGATCAGCTGAGGACGTATTTCGCCGTTATTGGCATCTGCGAAGTGCAGTCGAGGGCCTATATTCGTTACACAGCGAGCAAGCACGGCCTCACAATTGGTTCATTCGCACTCGAACACATCCGCTAAAGAATGTGCATTGGATGTAAGTTTCCAAGAGATCACGCAACTTCGACACTCTCACCAGGACCGCGAGATCCTTTTCTTTGAATGTTGATCTTTGGGAGTGGAATTGGAGGGGGCAAACGAACATCTCTTGCCACGAGAAGCGCGATGGGGATGCAGTTCGAAACGATGACGTTATGAACAATATTAGCAATCTCATCCGGCATCGAACCAGTTCTCGTCCATTCATCAACAAGATTGCCCGCGTCCCCTGAGAGAAAGACCTGCCCTTCGATCCTGATGTAACCAATACCAGCGTAATTTGTCGTGAAACGGAATTCGACCGATGCAGTATCATCATCGGAAGCCTTCGATATTCGTGTAACGCTGCTGTTTTGATCGATCCTTATATTTACAAATCGTTCCCCCACCTTGGAAAACCTCTTTGCCTCGATACCATTCGCCTCAAAGCCTTTGACTTGCATCATTTTAGTCCTTCCCAAATCTCTTCTAGTCGATTGTCAAACTCGATTAATAGATGTTTCGTCGCTTTATTATTTTAGATTTGCAAATAAAAGCAAAAAAGTGCCGCGGGCCGGATTTGAACCAGCGACTTCAAGATTTCTGATCTCCAGATGGGCAACTTCAGTCTTGCACTCTCCCAGCTGAGTTACCGCGGCGTTGTTTTATCACCAAAAGGAGAAGGCTGTAATAAATTTTGCCCAACCTTTGATTTGATCTATCGATCGGGGATGGACAATAAAATAGACGCAATTTTCAGGCGAGAGCAAAAGTTCCGACAGATAGCTCATCGGCCCGTTCGAATAGTTAATTACTGCGAGAAGGTATTCTTCTAGCCAATCCACGCACGAGACCAAAGAGGATTACATCAGATTCTCTCATACAGCAATTTTAATTTCAGACTCTCGGATCCCACTCGGGTTCGAGGAGCTCATTCTCAAAACAAGCCAGCATTCACGACATGTTTAAATAGTAATATGCAGCTTTTTTCAAATCGAATCTGGCGCTTGGTGAGGATATGTGTAAGTCCCGCAAGGGAGCTGATTGTCTCAAACTTAGGAGATCACGATTTTTGAAGCGCGACAGGGAAGCTGTGGCATCAACTGTCGGCACGATCATGGCGCTGCTCGTTTTCCTAACATTTCTTTCACTTTTCACGAATTCCTACATCCCAGTTTGGATGCAGGCGAATGAAAGGTCTCATATGAACGAGGTTCTGAATCAATTTGGTTACTTGAAAGGACAAATTGACATCATGATAAAAAGTGCGAAAATCACGGGGGAATCAGATATCGTAATGTATTCGCCAATTACTTTAGGAGCTGACGGCATCCCCATATTTGCTTCCCCAACCGCGGGGCAACTCGTTTTCGTTCCGATGGGAAGTTCAAGCAGCAGTTTTTCTTTGAGATTCAATTACACTCTTTCTAACTCCAGGGTTGAAGTCTCGGAAAGCGGAGGCGGAATCATCCAGCTTTGGGCGCCGAATCGATACTACGTGCAACAATGGGTCGCATATGAAAATGGGGCCATTATTGTTAAGCAGCCTGACGGACAGGTTATTAGAGCCGTTCCAGAAATTAGCCTCAAGAAAATCAATGATAAAGTGAACATTGTGATTACTCAGATTAATTTGGTTGGTTCAAATGCGACGATCGGTGGAACCGGTTCAATCGGCCTTAACTTGAACTTAATCGGATCAGATTCTGACAGTTTTAGTGTAGGCTATGGGAACGATTATAATGTCACAATCAAAATAATAACCCGATTCGGAAATGCATGGGAACAATACCTCAGGGATCTTTGCTCAAAATCAAATCTCCTGCCTACAGATTATTCTATAAATAGTAGGGAATCCGGAGATGGGTTGTCTGACATAGTATTTCAAATAAAAAACGCAGGAACGGTAAGATATGATCGATGCTATGTGGAGATTTCGATCCAGACATGATCCTTGGTGGTGAAATGACACAAGATGTCGAAATAGTAAAACCAACCCTGTCGGATTCAACGGTTGAAGAGAAGATCACTAATGATGAGTTCGTTACCGAAATTCAGGGAGAAAGGAAAATAAAAGAGAAAATCAGAGATTCTTATTTGAAGTTTCTCCGAACCATTACTCCAGGTATAGCATCACGAGTAAGACTTCCTGTAACTGAGGTGAAGCAACGGATCGAATGGTCGAAGTCGAGGGGGTCGATTATAACTGAAATCCCTCCCATTGATGATCCAAATATAGAGACTGTAGAGATATATCCCGTCGTTGAACCTTACACTTATGTCCGGGTCACTTTTGACAAGCGAACAAATGAATACTTGCTCGAAGCGATTGAACCAAAACTAAATGAAAAAGAATCGAGATTGCTTGACCTTATAAAAGATACACTTGGACGAACACTCAGTTACGAATGGGACAAATTCACGGAACTTGACAAGGAAGAATACCTCGCAGAGAGCGTTGAATCATACATAAAAACGAGAGGCATCAAAATTGATTCAATTGCAAAAAGGAAGATAAGATATTATATTTCAAGGGACTTTGTTGGCTACGGACCCATTGATCCTTTTATCAGAGATGAAAACGTCGAAGATATCTCTTGTGATGGCGTCGGTATCCCGATCTTCTTATTCCATAGAAAATACGAAAGTATTAAAACGACACTTAAATTTGATAACGAAGAATTCCTAAACTCATATGTCGTTGGGCTGGGCCAGAGATGCGGAAAACAAATATCGGTTTCTACTCCTATACTCGATGGTACGACGCCCGAAGGACACCGTGTCCAGGCAACTTATTCAAATGAAGTTACGACAAGAGGTTCGACCTTTACAATTCGCAGATTTAAGGAAAAGCCCTTCACGCCTGTTGAACTTATCAAATATGGGACTGCGAGTCCTGAAATGGTAGCATATTTCTGGCTTGGCGTTGAAAATGGAGAATCTGCGATTATCGCTGGCGGTACCGCTAGTGGTAAGACATCGACACTCAATGCAATCGCACTTTTCATTCCTCCAGGCGCAAAGATCGTCACGATGGAAGATACGAGAGAGATCAATTTGCCTCATGAAAACTGGGTTCCCGGAACGACAAGAAGTGGTGTTGGGGAGCGGGGACCAGATGGCAAAGCACCTGGCGAGATCGATATGTACGATCTTGTGAGAGCTTCACTCAGACAGCGACCCAATTACATTATTGTTGGTGAGGTGAGAGGCAAGGAGACATACATCATGTTCCAGGCCATGGCAACTGGACACACTACATACTCGACAATGCATGCCGATTCTGTGAAATCAATGGTCAACAGACTTGAAAATCCCCCGATCAACTGCCCAAGAATCCTACTAACAGCGCTCAGGAATGTCATCATTCAAACGCATGCCAGGGTGGGAACGGACCTCGTGAGAAGAATCAAACAGGTCATCGAGATCGTTGGATTCGAGCCAGAAACAAACGAGCTCATCACCAATACCGTCTATGAATGGGATCAGGCAACAGACAAATTCGTTTTCAAAGGACATAGCTTTCTCTTTGATAAAATCATGGAAATGAAGAACCTCACGCATGAAGAGATGGTCGAGGAGTTCAATCGCAGGGTCGATATCATCAAATACATGGTCATGAAAGATATCACAGATCACCGAAAAATCTGGTCGCTGATCAATGCATATTATAAAGATCCAGAAGCAACTATCAAAAGGGTGAGAAGGGAATTGGTCGAGGGAGGTGCGGACGCTGGCGCCCGAAGTCTCTGATATCTTCGCACGACTCGAATCGATAAGGAAGTTCTACTTCAAAACCAAAAGAGCGGAGGAGGAGGAGGAAATTAAAGGGCCCCATATGGTGAAACTACCTAAGGGCGCTATTCCTGAGTACGTCAAGCTTACTAAATACCAGCAATTTTGCTGGCGTACCTTGGGTGCATTTGTCAGGTTGAAAGCAAAACCGAATCCGAAACTCGAGCAGGCTCTTCTCCAGGCGCATATGAAGATGCGACCAGAGGAATACACAGCGTATGTCTGGATGACAACGATCCTTGTAGGCATCGCATCTGCCGTGATATCAATTCTATTTGGTGGATTAATACTCAGTTTCCTACACGTTGATGCTGCGCTTGTTCTCCTCGTGTCCGTCTTAATGATCGTGATTCCTCCACTTCTGACTTATGTGATGCTCATCTCTCAGCCAGCGTCCGTTGCAAAAAGGAGAGCAAGGGACATCGATAAAAGAATCGGGCCAGCTATGAGTTTCATATCTGCAATGGCGTCGGCCGATGTCAATGTCGATGTAATTTTCAAAGAATTATCGAGACAGCCGATATACGGCGAGATCAGGAATGAGGCAGAATGGATCACGAGGGACACCGAACTGCTCGGAATGGATATACTTACAGCAATCAGCAATGCAGCGCAGCGGACACCATCGAGAAAGTTTCAGGAATTTTTGCAGGGCGTTGTCACGACTTCGACTTCTGGTGGTCAGCTGAAGCCATACTTCCTGCAGAAAGCCGAGCAGTTCGAAAAGGAAGCAAAGCTTGAAATGAGATCAATGCTGGAAAATCTCGGCCTAATGGCGGAGTCGTTCGTAACGGTTGTCGTTGCCTTTCCGCTTTTCCTTGTCGTTATCATGGCGATCATGGCAATTGTCCCAGGCGGAGGTGGTGGATCCGAATCAACGCTTATGCTGCTTTACATAGTCGTCGGTCTCATGATTCCGCTTTCCCAGTTTGGATTCATTTTTTACATATGGAATATGACGAAGGAGGCAAGTATTTGAGGAGGGGCCCAATGATTGATAAGAAGAAGGCGAAAGACGTCATCGATATTAAGCAGCTGACCGTGAAAAAGAGGGACCTCTCCAGGACAATCCTCGTCATCGGTGCTGTTTTCATGGTGATTTTCTTCTTCATCGGTTTCCTTGATGCAATCGGTGGACTCAAGACTGGATTAGAATGGATTGATTTCGTAGCAATCGGATTGATGGCGATCACTGGTCCATACGGATTCTATACAACCTACAAACACAAACAGATCAAGGACATCGAATCAAGACTTCCAGACTTTCTCAGAGATGTTGCAGAAGCTGGCCGCTTCGGAATGACACTCGCAGAAGCTGTAAAGGCAGCGTCTGGTGGTCGATATGGAAAGCTCACGCCCGAGATCAAAAGAATGGCAGCACAGATCGAATGGGGAGTGCCTGCAGCAGATGCGATGAGATTGTTTGCTGAAAGGGTCAATACACCACTGGTTAACAGAATGATGTCTATCATCATCAAAGCAAATGACGCCGGTGGGAGCGTTGCTGATGTCCTCACAATGGTTGCTCACGATGCCAGAGAGACTATGTTAAACGAAAACGAACGGAAAATCGCGATGTCGACATACATGGTTGTAACATATATCGCCTTTGCAGTCTTCATCGCAACGATCTTTATCCTCAATTCAACATTTCTTCCGAAAATGGCGGAAGCCGGCCGACAGGTTGCTGAGGGAGCTGAGCAAGCGGGCATTACCAACATGCCAGCAACGATCAAGGCAGATGTGATACCGCAGATCCAGCTCATTTTTGTCATCGCAGTTGTCATCCATGCCTTCGGCGATGGAATTCTCGCGGGAGTGCTACAAGACGGTAGAATTACGAATGGAATGAGGCACAGCTTCATTATGCTGCTGATAGGTCTGATTGGAACAAGGTTGATTTAGGAGGGTAGAAAATGACTGATGTGGCCGATGTGGAGACGCTACCGCCCGAGATGATGACCGCAGAAATTGAGGAGGGTAAAGAAAGAAAGCGAATTGGACGAATTTCGAGTAAATATCTTTCATTTCTTCTCAGGATTAAGGACAGACCTCTCAAGGTTCGAATTCCAGTTAGTGTTTCAAAAGGACCTCTTGACGTCATCACTGAAATTCCGAAGATTACGGACATCAATGTTGACGAAGTTGAATTAACGAAAATCCTCGACCCATATTCTTTTGTGAGAATAAAATATGACAACGCTGCTGGTGAATATCTCTATGAAGTCATCGAACCAAGTCTTTCTGAAGATGAGAAGAATCTCCTTGACGTTCTCAAGAATTCGCTCATATTGACACTCAATCTTACAGATGTGGAGACAGCTAAAGAGAAGGAAGAAATCTTGAGACTTGCAACAGATTCCCTCTTAAAGAATTTCGGAATCTCCCTTCACCCAGTTTCTCGCGAAAGGATCCATTATTATTTGAGAAGGGACTTCATCGGATACGGCGTCATCGATGTCATAATGACAGACCCTAATGTTGAAGACTGTTCGTGCGATGGCGTCGGCATTCCATTGTACATTTTCCACAGGAAATATGGATCAATCAAGTCGAATATCAGATTCGATAATGAGGTGGAACTTGACTCGTTCGTTGTCTGGCTCGCTCAGAAATGTGGAAAGCATATTTCTGTCGCCGATCCTATTCTTGACGCGACAATTCCAGACGGTTCAAGACTCAATGCTACACTGGGAAAACATGTGACGAAACGAGGTTCGTCATTTACGATCAGACGATTCAAGGAAAATCCGTTCACGCCCATCGATCTTCTCAAATTCAAGACGATGAGCACAGACATGATGGCATATCTCTGGATTGCGACAGAATATGGTAGCTCAATGCTCGTCTGCGGCGGTACTGCAAGTGGTAAAACGACAACACTGAACGCGATCCTTCTCTTCATTCCTCCACAGATGAAAATCGTGAGCATCGAGGATACAAGGGAACTCAATTTGCCGCATGAGAACTGGATTCCCGCGCTTACGAGAGAAGGATTCGGGGGGAAGGGAAGCACCAACAAAGCTGGGACAATTGACATGTTTGAGTTACTGACTGCGGCGCTGAGACAGAGACCGCAGTATCTCATGGTGGGCGAAGTGAGAGGAAAGGAAGCTTATGTGGTTTTCCAGGCAATGGCAACTGGTAAGACTGCTTACTCAACTTTCCACGCTGAGGACGTCCAGGCGATGGTTCACAGGATGGAAAATGATCCGATCAATCTACCGCGCGCGCTGCTGACCGCACTCGATATTGTGTTGCTCCAGGCACAGGTGAAAGTCGGTACGAAAATGACAAGGCGTGTTAAATCGCTCACGGAGATCGTCGGTATGGATCCTGAAACGGGCGAACTCATCACCAACACGGTTCACAGTTGGAACCCCGCCGATGATACTTTCAGTTTCAGCGGTCACTCTTACGTGTTCGAAAAAGTGCGAACAATTCGAAACTGGTCTCCACGTGAAATGGAACGAGAGGTCAAGCGCAGAGTTGACATTCTCGAATACATGAAGAAGACGAATGTTGATAACTATAAGACCGTCGCGAAAATCGTCTCAGCGTATTATAGAGATCCTGAACGAGTCATTAAAGAGGTCAGAGAGAAACTTGCAGAAGGATAAAATCAATTTATTCATTGTAAATTTATTCATTGTAGATAGAAATGAATGGTTTACTGAAAATGAACAGCCGAAAATAAAATAGAGAGAGTGGAAAGAACCTAGATCACTGAGATTCTTTCGGCTCTTCCTTTTCTTCAGGTGATTGTGTCTGCTCGCCAGCTGATTCTTCTGGTTTCGCTTCCTCTGGTTTTTCTGCTCCCTCCTTGGGCACTGCTTTCTTCTCGACAGGTCGCCTGACAATCCGACGGAGTGTTCTCGGTTTTTCTTCAGGAGTCGCGGGCGCTTCCTCTTTCACTTCTTTCTTCGCTTCAAAAACTGTACCGCACTTATGGCAAACGGTCGAACCTCTAGCGTTAAGGGTGCCGCAAACGGGACAAGCGAACGCTCCGAGCTTCCGGCGCTCCTCTTCCTGAGAGAGCCACTTCTCGAACGAGATGTAGGTTGGCTGCTTCTTCCACCATTGTTTGAACTTCTCTTCAGAATATTTCTTACCGAGTACACTTCTCGCCTGCTCTCTGTAGATTTCAATTGACTTTTCATACTGTTCCCGCATCTTCTTGATGTATTCGTCCTCTTCCTCGGGAATAGGCTCCGTGACGAACTTTGCGCCGCACTCAGGACATTCAGCCGAATTTGCTGGTATCCATGCTCCGCATTCGCTGCATTTGACCGTCCCAGGTTCAAACTCGACACCGCACTTGGGGCAACGACGTGATGATTCTGGGATTAATGCTCCGCACTCACCGCACTCAACCATCTTTCCGAGTCCATACTTGTACAGATAAGCGGAGAATGCGATGATAATCGCAGCAACGATCGCAACGATCAATGCATAAATCCACCAGTCAACACCAGTCTCAGTAAAGCCTTTTTCAATCGAAACAGCTGTATAATCACTTGTTTGATCACCTGAAATAATCGTTGTTGCTTTTACATTGCAAGAACCGATAACACCGAGTGGGATATAAACAACGGCATCGAAATAGCCCTCAGAATTTGTAGTAACCTCGTATGGACCGCTAACGACAACACCGCCTGCATCAATAAGACTAACCGTAACCGCAACGCCTGCAAGAGCGTTCCCAGTGATTTCATTCGTGACACGTCCACTGACAGGAATGTTGTCTCCCGTCTTATACTTGTAAACATTACCAAGGTCAATTGAGATGATTGGCGATGGTCTGATTATTTCAAGAGACGTGTTCACATCATTATTATTGCGATTGCTTTCATCAATGAGTCCGTCTGGATCGATCTGAACAAAGATCGAATATGTTCCAACCGTCAAGTTGACCGGCCAGGTCAGATTTGCAACAACTGTAGCTCCCGGGGAAACATCTTTCGTGATAGATCCAAGGTATGTTAAGTTCGAGTGTTCGTCGATAGCATAAAAAGCAATCCTTGCCCCGAATGCTGACGTATACCCAATATTACGAATCTTAGCACCTATGACGACGGTCTCACCGACGTATGTCTGATTTACGATATGCCCTTTCAACGTGATCTCGGGGGCTCCCAAGAAACTCAGATCCGATCTGGTGTCGAAGACAACTAGCTGCTCACTTGCAAGATTATTGTCGTAACGGATCTCGGGGAGGATTTCATCCGGGTTCACAATTACGAAAATTGTCCTCGTCTGAATGCTCAACCCTGGATCGATCTCGACATCCCACTCAGCCGAGACGGTACCAGTTTGACCAGGCCCGATGGTGCCTGTCAATTCCTCAGCTATGATTTTTCCCGTTCCAACGGCTCCAAGCCAGAATCGAACAACCGCACCAGAAATGCTACTTTCCCCAGCGTTCATGATGCTCAGATCCATCCGAATGTGTGTTCCAGCGCTAACTGGGCTCGCAGGGGTAAAGACGATCGACGTGGGCGTCAAATCAGCGTAATTCTTCACCGTAACACTCATAGAGGCGGTATTGTCCGTTTTCTTATCTTCCTCAATCTCTCCATTCTCATCGATGATAACAGTGATTGTCCAAGAACCGGGATGATTCGGAATCCAGGAAATCGTCGCAATCCCAGTTCCACCAGGAAGAATCCTCGACACAACGCTATATCCTATCAGTGCCTGACCCGATCCAGATCTTGTCTGATAGAAACTCACATTAACGTCTTCAGCCTCGACGTCCCCTGTGTTAAGAACTCGAACGCTGACAGTCGCTGAACTGTTTGTAACAGGCGAATCGGGAGAGACTAAGAATCCTCCAGCAGCGACTGAAAGTTGCGCAATGCCTCGAACAAAAACAATCGTGTAATTCAAATTGTTCGACTTGTTCATCTCAGGGATCAGACCGTCAGGATCCACGACAACAGAAAGATTATGTTCACCCAGTGGCAAGGTGGCGGTCCAAGTAGCGCCCACACTCACTGTTTCGAAAGGATTTATGATTGGAATGATCGCATTCTTGATAACCGTACGCTTGAGGCGCGACTCGTTATCATAAAAATTATCGTAGAATCTGACTTCAACATTTCTTGCTGGAACGACGCCTATGTTTGTGATGTTGGCAATGAGCGTAACAGCCTGTCCACGGGCAGGCGAAGTATTAGAGACCCAGAAAGGTGGATCAAGATCGGGTAACGCACCTGGGATTTTTACGATAACAGATAGATCATCTCTGGAAAGTGGTGCAGGTGGTGAATATGGCTTTAATGAAGCTCCAATTGACCCGGGTGTGTTGTACGGTACGCCATTAAACCAATATGTCGCATTAATCTTGTAGTTCCCTATGAACCAAATTGAAGTGGAATTAATCTTATCACAAGGAGCTCGGACAACTGTTTTTCCAGATTCTCCTGTCAAAGCGCCCGTGTACAATGTACCATTGAGGTAATAAGCAATGTTAACGAAAGCACCACGGAGAGGTTGATCAACCCCATCCAACACTGTTACAGACAGCCATCGATAATGCCAGGCTTCTGCGTTTTCAATCGGGGAAATCGAAGGTATCGAAATGCTCGTCAAATGCGCTTTCGCATTGCCCCCAAACGAAGACCA
Above is a window of Methanomassiliicoccales archaeon DNA encoding:
- a CDS encoding type II secretion system F family protein, whose product is MRTLAPEVSDIFARLESIRKFYFKTKRAEEEEEIKGPHMVKLPKGAIPEYVKLTKYQQFCWRTLGAFVRLKAKPNPKLEQALLQAHMKMRPEEYTAYVWMTTILVGIASAVISILFGGLILSFLHVDAALVLLVSVLMIVIPPLLTYVMLISQPASVAKRRARDIDKRIGPAMSFISAMASADVNVDVIFKELSRQPIYGEIRNEAEWITRDTELLGMDILTAISNAAQRTPSRKFQEFLQGVVTTSTSGGQLKPYFLQKAEQFEKEAKLEMRSMLENLGLMAESFVTVVVAFPLFLVVIMAIMAIVPGGGGGSESTLMLLYIVVGLMIPLSQFGFIFYIWNMTKEASI
- a CDS encoding type II/IV secretion system ATPase subunit, with amino-acid sequence MTQDVEIVKPTLSDSTVEEKITNDEFVTEIQGERKIKEKIRDSYLKFLRTITPGIASRVRLPVTEVKQRIEWSKSRGSIITEIPPIDDPNIETVEIYPVVEPYTYVRVTFDKRTNEYLLEAIEPKLNEKESRLLDLIKDTLGRTLSYEWDKFTELDKEEYLAESVESYIKTRGIKIDSIAKRKIRYYISRDFVGYGPIDPFIRDENVEDISCDGVGIPIFLFHRKYESIKTTLKFDNEEFLNSYVVGLGQRCGKQISVSTPILDGTTPEGHRVQATYSNEVTTRGSTFTIRRFKEKPFTPVELIKYGTASPEMVAYFWLGVENGESAIIAGGTASGKTSTLNAIALFIPPGAKIVTMEDTREINLPHENWVPGTTRSGVGERGPDGKAPGEIDMYDLVRASLRQRPNYIIVGEVRGKETYIMFQAMATGHTTYSTMHADSVKSMVNRLENPPINCPRILLTALRNVIIQTHARVGTDLVRRIKQVIEIVGFEPETNELITNTVYEWDQATDKFVFKGHSFLFDKIMEMKNLTHEEMVEEFNRRVDIIKYMVMKDITDHRKIWSLINAYYKDPEATIKRVRRELVEGGADAGARSL
- a CDS encoding type II/IV secretion system ATPase subunit — translated: MTDVADVETLPPEMMTAEIEEGKERKRIGRISSKYLSFLLRIKDRPLKVRIPVSVSKGPLDVITEIPKITDINVDEVELTKILDPYSFVRIKYDNAAGEYLYEVIEPSLSEDEKNLLDVLKNSLILTLNLTDVETAKEKEEILRLATDSLLKNFGISLHPVSRERIHYYLRRDFIGYGVIDVIMTDPNVEDCSCDGVGIPLYIFHRKYGSIKSNIRFDNEVELDSFVVWLAQKCGKHISVADPILDATIPDGSRLNATLGKHVTKRGSSFTIRRFKENPFTPIDLLKFKTMSTDMMAYLWIATEYGSSMLVCGGTASGKTTTLNAILLFIPPQMKIVSIEDTRELNLPHENWIPALTREGFGGKGSTNKAGTIDMFELLTAALRQRPQYLMVGEVRGKEAYVVFQAMATGKTAYSTFHAEDVQAMVHRMENDPINLPRALLTALDIVLLQAQVKVGTKMTRRVKSLTEIVGMDPETGELITNTVHSWNPADDTFSFSGHSYVFEKVRTIRNWSPREMEREVKRRVDILEYMKKTNVDNYKTVAKIVSAYYRDPERVIKEVREKLAEG
- a CDS encoding type II secretion system F family protein; its protein translation is MIDKKKAKDVIDIKQLTVKKRDLSRTILVIGAVFMVIFFFIGFLDAIGGLKTGLEWIDFVAIGLMAITGPYGFYTTYKHKQIKDIESRLPDFLRDVAEAGRFGMTLAEAVKAASGGRYGKLTPEIKRMAAQIEWGVPAADAMRLFAERVNTPLVNRMMSIIIKANDAGGSVADVLTMVAHDARETMLNENERKIAMSTYMVVTYIAFAVFIATIFILNSTFLPKMAEAGRQVAEGAEQAGITNMPATIKADVIPQIQLIFVIAVVIHAFGDGILAGVLQDGRITNGMRHSFIMLLIGLIGTRLI